Proteins from one Pyrobaculum neutrophilum V24Sta genomic window:
- a CDS encoding glucose-1-phosphate thymidylyltransferase, with product MFGLVLAGGEGSRLRPFTFSTPKHLIPLLGRAMIEYPIVHLAEAGVSEVGVVVGYLGHLIQEHLGDGSRLGVRVRYFWQERRLGIAHAISLALPELKGPFVVYLGDNILAGGIKRHVRAFLEGDFDVYILLARVPDPSRFGVAVLRDGRVVKLVEKPREPISDLAVVGVYMFRDPEDVARAFSSLKPSWRGEYEVTDLIQWFIDRGRRVGFDFVDGWWKDVGTPEGLLEAVYLLLDHAGARVEGEVRGEVLGRVVVEKGAVVEGRVFGPAYVGPGAYVGRGAVVEHYVSLESGARLASGGASRSLLLSEAEVEVGGLRLVDSVLGRRSVVRSRRDLRGEARLIISDFSRVEL from the coding sequence ATGTTCGGACTTGTTCTTGCCGGGGGTGAGGGCTCGCGTCTTAGGCCGTTTACTTTTTCTACTCCGAAGCACCTCATTCCGCTTCTGGGTAGGGCGATGATCGAATACCCCATCGTCCACCTTGCTGAGGCTGGGGTTTCGGAGGTGGGGGTGGTTGTGGGGTATCTGGGGCATCTGATTCAGGAGCATCTGGGGGACGGCTCTCGCCTGGGGGTGCGGGTGCGCTACTTCTGGCAGGAGCGCCGGCTGGGGATCGCCCACGCCATCAGCCTGGCGTTGCCCGAGTTAAAGGGCCCCTTTGTGGTTTATCTGGGGGATAACATCTTGGCGGGGGGCATCAAGCGCCACGTGCGTGCCTTTTTGGAGGGGGATTTCGACGTCTACATCCTCCTGGCGAGGGTGCCCGACCCGAGCCGGTTTGGGGTGGCCGTCCTTAGGGACGGCCGGGTGGTTAAGCTGGTGGAGAAGCCTAGGGAGCCGATTTCGGACTTGGCGGTGGTCGGCGTGTATATGTTTAGGGATCCGGAGGACGTGGCGAGGGCTTTCTCGTCGCTTAAGCCGTCGTGGAGGGGGGAGTACGAGGTGACGGATCTCATCCAGTGGTTTATCGACCGGGGGAGGAGGGTGGGGTTTGACTTCGTTGACGGCTGGTGGAAGGACGTGGGGACGCCGGAGGGCCTTCTGGAGGCGGTGTATCTTCTCCTTGACCACGCGGGGGCGAGGGTGGAGGGGGAGGTCCGGGGGGAGGTGCTGGGGCGGGTGGTCGTGGAAAAGGGGGCCGTGGTTGAGGGGAGGGTGTTCGGCCCGGCTTACGTGGGGCCGGGGGCGTACGTGGGGCGGGGGGCGGTGGTGGAGCACTACGTGTCGCTGGAGTCGGGGGCGCGCCTGGCGTCGGGAGGCGCGTCGCGGTCTCTTCTTCTCAGCGAGGCGGAGGTGGAGGTGGGCGGGCTTAGGCTTGTGGACAGCGTGTTGGGTAGGCGTAGCGTGGTGAGGTCGCGGCGGGATCTTAGGGGGGAGGCAAGGCTTATAATCTCGGACTTTAGCCGGGTGGAGCTATGA
- a CDS encoding glycosyltransferase family 2 protein codes for MKIGVIISAYRRYHFLPQAIESVLKQTRKADEVVVVVDDAEKVKSYPVYIVESKAEKYGEMVAEGIRALDSDIIAFLEDDDIFHEDKLKIAEKAFKEGGTVALHHKQVYIDVNGNIIKDGSLVHSYEIGQPQVELTINKFNASKIFKKFPAIHHNPSSMLIKKEVFYEYKDLFVNIDLLLDFTLFITSLSLGRVKHIPDRLTFYRIGAGNSQLQNGDLTTMNKIICTLNRYSLDLDLLLKEIHDNNLRKLILKFYFSNAIPVYIFNTIFTCRRVYNISYYRLISRLLKGIFMNQYPTPRSFIALLLIPILGRRKVAHFALKYFLKSPK; via the coding sequence ATGAAGATAGGGGTTATTATTTCGGCGTATAGGCGTTATCATTTTCTGCCGCAAGCTATTGAGTCAGTTTTGAAGCAGACAAGAAAGGCAGACGAGGTTGTGGTCGTTGTTGACGATGCAGAAAAGGTAAAGAGTTATCCTGTGTATATAGTTGAAAGCAAAGCTGAAAAATATGGGGAGATGGTGGCAGAGGGAATAAGAGCTCTTGATAGTGATATCATTGCATTTTTAGAAGACGATGATATATTTCACGAAGACAAACTAAAGATAGCGGAGAAGGCGTTTAAAGAAGGCGGCACAGTAGCGTTACATCATAAGCAGGTGTATATCGATGTGAATGGAAACATTATCAAGGATGGATCGTTGGTACATTCCTATGAGATAGGTCAACCACAGGTTGAACTCACGATAAATAAATTTAACGCATCTAAGATATTTAAGAAATTTCCTGCAATACATCATAATCCTTCCTCTATGTTAATAAAAAAAGAAGTTTTTTATGAATATAAAGATTTATTTGTTAATATAGATTTATTATTAGATTTTACACTATTTATAACATCGCTATCGTTAGGAAGAGTTAAGCATATCCCTGATAGATTGACATTTTATAGAATTGGTGCTGGCAATTCTCAATTACAAAACGGTGATTTAACAACTATGAATAAGATCATATGTACTCTTAATAGATATTCATTAGATCTAGATTTGCTTTTAAAGGAAATTCATGACAATAACCTAAGAAAATTGATATTAAAATTTTACTTTAGTAACGCTATACCTGTCTATATATTTAACACTATTTTCACATGTAGAAGGGTATATAATATATCGTATTATAGATTAATATCTAGACTTCTTAAGGGTATATTTATGAATCAATATCCAACACCTAGGTCATTCATTGCATTATTACTCATACCTATTCTTGGGAGACGGAAAGTTGCTCATTTCGCGCTTAAATATTTTTTGAAAAGTCCTAAGTAG
- a CDS encoding protoporphyrinogen/coproporphyrinogen oxidase encodes MRGVRRAFVYFRGRFVPYPFENGLWVLEPGDRAEALVSFMETWMGRSGEWRPSNLREWVYGFFGRWLADNYLAPYNEKIWKRPLEEIDVDWVYIPGRLPVPDWRDVARSAAGVETVGYREQSVFYYPASGGIQALYDGALKRALASGSEVAWGVEVRELRRVGGRWVVNGRYEAEVVVATIPLPRLVEAVASPTPPEEVYRAVGRLDWNAVAVVGVALEGPAPDQHWVYVPDRGVVFHRYAWISNYSPANAPPGRSAVIAEVTIPKGRPVDLEKIKGEVLEGFERLGILEGRRVLFTEAWLHPFGYPVYTRGHREAREVVQRWLEEVGIFTAGRWGAWHYWNMDKVYTNAKQTAEKIEKIKLGEIQ; translated from the coding sequence GTGAGGGGGGTGAGGAGGGCTTTTGTCTATTTTAGGGGTAGGTTTGTGCCTTATCCCTTTGAGAATGGGCTTTGGGTTTTGGAGCCGGGCGATAGGGCTGAGGCTTTGGTGTCGTTTATGGAGACTTGGATGGGGAGGTCTGGGGAGTGGAGGCCTTCGAATTTGAGGGAGTGGGTCTACGGCTTTTTCGGCAGGTGGCTTGCCGACAACTACCTTGCTCCCTACAACGAGAAGATTTGGAAGAGGCCTCTTGAGGAGATCGACGTGGACTGGGTCTACATCCCGGGTCGGCTGCCTGTGCCTGACTGGAGGGATGTGGCTAGGAGCGCCGCGGGTGTGGAGACTGTGGGCTATAGAGAGCAGAGCGTCTTCTACTACCCGGCGTCTGGCGGCATACAGGCTCTATACGATGGGGCGTTGAAGAGGGCGCTTGCGTCTGGGTCTGAGGTGGCGTGGGGGGTGGAGGTTAGGGAGTTGAGGAGGGTCGGGGGGAGGTGGGTGGTTAACGGGCGGTATGAGGCAGAGGTGGTGGTGGCCACTATTCCTCTGCCTAGGCTTGTGGAGGCGGTGGCGAGCCCCACGCCGCCTGAGGAGGTTTATAGGGCGGTGGGTCGGCTCGACTGGAACGCCGTGGCTGTGGTGGGGGTGGCGCTGGAGGGGCCTGCGCCTGATCAGCACTGGGTGTATGTGCCAGATAGGGGTGTGGTCTTCCACCGCTATGCGTGGATCTCTAACTACAGCCCGGCCAACGCCCCGCCTGGGAGGTCTGCGGTTATCGCCGAGGTGACTATCCCCAAGGGGAGGCCGGTGGATCTGGAGAAGATAAAGGGGGAGGTGCTGGAGGGCTTTGAGAGACTGGGGATCCTCGAGGGCAGGAGGGTGTTGTTTACTGAGGCTTGGCTACACCCCTTCGGCTACCCTGTCTACACCAGAGGCCACCGGGAGGCCCGCGAGGTTGTACAGAGGTGGCTCGAGGAGGTGGGCATATTCACCGCCGGGAGATGGGGCGCTTGGCACTACTGGAACATGGACAAGGTATACACCAACGCAAAACAAACCGCGGAAAAGATAGAAAAGATAAAACTGGGCGAGATACAATGA